One stretch of Acidimicrobiia bacterium DNA includes these proteins:
- a CDS encoding gamma-glutamyl-gamma-aminobutyrate hydrolase family protein (Members of this family of hydrolases with an active site Cys residue belong to MEROPS family C26.) → MSAVSVLLHLEDTGPGHLATALDANRVDWDVIRVADGEQLPDPSRSPAVVVLGGAIGAYEIEANPFLVEEMEFLRTVIGAGIPVLGICLGAQVVAAAMGGRAFKADLPEIGLVDFTFTAVGERDPIMMALGGPMVAVHEDTFSLPDGAQLLASTSYPHAFRVGSALAVQFHPEVDSAIVATWLEHDTDDLFREAGVDPDEFLRQVQQHDVALEERALRFFNAWLADAGLI, encoded by the coding sequence ATGTCGGCCGTCTCGGTTCTCCTCCATCTCGAAGACACCGGTCCGGGGCATCTCGCCACCGCCCTCGATGCGAACCGTGTCGACTGGGACGTCATCCGGGTCGCCGACGGCGAGCAGCTCCCCGACCCGTCTCGCTCACCCGCCGTCGTCGTCCTCGGGGGCGCCATCGGGGCCTACGAGATCGAAGCGAATCCGTTCCTGGTTGAAGAGATGGAGTTCCTTCGCACGGTGATCGGCGCCGGCATCCCGGTGCTGGGGATCTGTCTTGGTGCGCAAGTCGTTGCCGCGGCCATGGGTGGTCGAGCCTTCAAAGCGGACCTCCCCGAGATTGGCCTGGTGGATTTCACTTTCACAGCCGTCGGTGAACGCGATCCCATCATGATGGCGCTGGGCGGACCGATGGTGGCGGTGCACGAGGACACGTTTTCCCTGCCGGACGGTGCGCAGTTGCTCGCCTCGACCAGTTACCCGCACGCGTTCCGGGTCGGGTCGGCCCTGGCAGTGCAGTTCCATCCGGAAGTCGATTCTGCGATTGTGGCGACCTGGCTGGAGCACGACACCGACGATCTCTTCAGGGAGGCCGGGGTCGACCCGGACGAGTTCCTGCGGCAGGTGCAGCAACACGACGTCGCACTCGAGGAGCGGGCACTCC
- a CDS encoding glutamine synthetase family protein, whose protein sequence is MAGIRGLLSIEELKVRVEADEIDTVVVGFTDLYGRLHGKRYDAEFYVDEIHSTGTHGCDYLLTVDMEMQPVRGYDYANWELGYGDFHMVPDPDTLRVADWLPKTAIVLCDLEDDRVHDLVTVAPRSILRRQLQRAREMGLSAKAASELEYFIFTDSYREAAGKSYAGLQPAGWYIEDYHLLQGTREEPYNGAVRRHLSRSGVPVETSKGEFGRGQHEMNIRYAEMLEMADRHVVMKQCMKETADALGMSITFMAKPDASEAGSSCHLHVSLWDGDRSVFPGEHRIGPIESSDEFRWFLGGWMDKMAELMVFYAPTVNSYKRYQDGSWAPTRIAWSYDNRTAGFRVVGKGQSLRIENRMPGGDVNPYLAYAATLAAGLDGIANQIEPPEIFEGDVYSANDLPRVPRSLRDAVELFKNSEFAGDAFGEDVRQHYVHFFETEQAAFENAVTDWERQRYFERI, encoded by the coding sequence ATGGCGGGTATCCGAGGATTGCTGTCGATCGAGGAACTCAAGGTACGTGTCGAGGCCGATGAGATCGACACGGTCGTCGTCGGGTTCACCGATCTCTACGGACGGCTGCACGGGAAGCGGTACGACGCCGAGTTCTACGTCGATGAGATCCATTCCACCGGCACGCATGGCTGTGACTATCTCCTGACCGTCGACATGGAGATGCAGCCGGTGCGAGGGTATGACTACGCCAACTGGGAACTCGGCTACGGCGACTTTCACATGGTGCCGGACCCGGACACCCTCCGGGTCGCAGATTGGCTGCCGAAGACCGCCATCGTGCTGTGCGACCTCGAAGACGACCGGGTGCACGATCTCGTGACGGTTGCACCTCGCTCGATCCTTCGCAGGCAACTCCAGCGTGCAAGGGAGATGGGATTGTCGGCCAAGGCGGCGTCAGAACTCGAGTATTTCATCTTCACCGACTCGTATCGAGAGGCCGCCGGGAAGTCCTATGCCGGGCTACAGCCTGCCGGTTGGTACATCGAGGATTACCACTTGCTGCAGGGGACGCGGGAGGAACCGTACAACGGGGCGGTGCGCAGGCACCTCAGTCGATCGGGAGTCCCGGTGGAGACCTCCAAGGGAGAGTTCGGACGCGGTCAGCATGAGATGAACATCCGGTATGCGGAGATGCTCGAAATGGCGGATCGTCATGTGGTCATGAAGCAGTGCATGAAGGAGACCGCAGACGCCCTCGGCATGTCCATCACGTTCATGGCGAAGCCCGACGCGTCTGAAGCCGGCTCCAGTTGTCACCTCCACGTCAGCCTGTGGGACGGCGACCGCAGCGTGTTCCCCGGTGAGCACCGGATAGGGCCGATCGAAAGTTCGGACGAGTTCCGCTGGTTCCTGGGTGGCTGGATGGACAAAATGGCGGAACTGATGGTGTTCTACGCGCCCACCGTCAACTCGTACAAGCGCTATCAGGACGGATCGTGGGCGCCGACGCGCATCGCCTGGAGCTACGACAATCGGACCGCCGGTTTCCGGGTGGTGGGCAAGGGCCAGAGCCTCAGGATCGAGAACCGCATGCCGGGCGGCGACGTCAATCCGTATCTGGCCTACGCGGCGACGCTGGCCGCCGGACTGGACGGGATCGCCAACCAGATCGAACCGCCGGAGATCTTCGAAGGCGACGTCTACTCGGCGAATGACCTGCCCCGGGTGCCGCGCTCGCTTCGAGATGCCGTCGAACTGTTCAAGAACAGCGAGTTTGCCGGAGACGCATTCGGGGAGGACGTTCGGCAGCACTACGTCCACTTCTTCGAGACCGAGCAGGCGGCCTTCGAGAATGCTGTGACCGATTGGGAACGGCAGCGCTACTTCGAACGAATCTGA